The window AGGGCTAAGATTCTCAGAAGACCTCGACTTCGTTGTCTCTCTTCCGTATAAAGAGTTACTGCGTTTTGTCAACTCAGTAATGGAACCTCTGAGGAGAATGGCAGTCGCCAATTTTGGTACAGGGGCGCTAACGTTTAAGGAGAAAGACCCCCGTGATTCTTCATATCGGACTTTTGTTGATTTTTCCACTGCTGCGACGAGAAATAAAACATCTGTTAAAATCGAGTTTGAGAGACTCCTCCCAGAGATCAAGCCTGCAAAGGAGAGAAAAATCATGCAGGCTTCTCCTGCAGTATCCTATCTTTTTCGGGAAGGCGCTTTAAAAATGCCTGGAGCAGCCGTTATGATTAATATTGAAACTCCGGAAGAGATTCTTTCGGACAAATTACGGGCGCTTCTGGAGCGTCCATATACTAAAGGCAGGGATTTTTTTGATGTATGGTATCTCACAAAAACTCTCCTGATTGAGCCGGATTCTGAGGTATTGAAGCGGAAACTCGACATGTATGAAGCGCCTTTCAGCGTGAGTACGCCTGTCTCTTTTTATACCAACATGGAGGAACTTGAGGAAGGAACAAAAAAGACGCTTATCAGTGAACTCCATCGGGACCTTGCCAGGTTTCTGGATGGCGATACCCTCAAAGCCCTTGCAGGAGAAGGTTATAGAGAACTTATTGTGGCTGTGCAGGACGCTTTCAGAAAAATCCATGAGGCAGGCATAATTGATTTTGACATATATCCAGGGAAACAGAGAAAAATTTCATGAGACAACAACCATCAAGCACCGTGGACGTATTGCGTGAACTTCCATCGCCTCTTTTCACAACCACAGACCTAACAAAAATTGTTTCTAATGATAATATGTTCCTTTACCGTGCATTGAAGTATACTGGAATATCCTTTTCAATCCCGAACCCCCTAAGGTTGAACAGGTGGCATGTTTTGTGAGACAGCCTTCTTATATTTCCTGTGAGTGGGCGTTGAACTATCATGGCATACTGCTCCAGGTGCCGCAGGTTTGTACTGCTGTTACCCTTCATTCCGGAACAGGAAACCGCAACCGTATCAAATATTGTGGATATGTTATTGAATATTCCAGAATTGCTGAAAAACTGTACCTCCCCGGGGAGGTTCTGAATTTAAACGGGGTGCTGATGGCAACAACGGAAAAAGCCCTTCTTGATGCAGCATATTTGAGACACCATGTCCCCTTCGCAGATGAGTTAGAGATGGACAATATCAACAGGGAAAAGTTAAAAATCCTGGCAACGTTGTACCCTAAGATTGTGCAAAAATCCATTAATGAAGGGTGGAAGGTGGAGGTGCTGTAACCCGCAACTGGATGTTGCTTGCGCAAGTGAAAATACCGGCTTCCGCCGGAGTAACGGCATTCTTAGGGTTTTGCAAGAGGCTCAACAGTGAATGGTAGCAAAGACAGTGAATAGTTAAAAAGGC is drawn from Pseudomonadota bacterium and contains these coding sequences:
- a CDS encoding nucleotidyl transferase AbiEii/AbiGii toxin family protein, coding for MKSYDQNRIRQSELLQLIILHTLFSDRRSKNIIFQGGTAIRWFYGGLRFSEDLDFVVSLPYKELLRFVNSVMEPLRRMAVANFGTGALTFKEKDPRDSSYRTFVDFSTAATRNKTSVKIEFERLLPEIKPAKERKIMQASPAVSYLFREGALKMPGAAVMINIETPEEILSDKLRALLERPYTKGRDFFDVWYLTKTLLIEPDSEVLKRKLDMYEAPFSVSTPVSFYTNMEELEEGTKKTLISELHRDLARFLDGDTLKALAGEGYRELIVAVQDAFRKIHEAGIIDFDIYPGKQRKIS